The following are encoded in a window of Osmia bicornis bicornis chromosome 15, iOsmBic2.1, whole genome shotgun sequence genomic DNA:
- the LOC114876027 gene encoding uncharacterized protein LOC114876027 isoform X1, whose protein sequence is MDHLLILVAMVHLLYCPFTKVEESFNLQAMHDILYHSFDLSEYDHHEFPGVVPRSFVGPMIISGLASPLIAIINYLQLNKFFAQYVVRAILGLLVIGMLKLYRDALQSIFGTQFTKWFVAITVTQYHFMYYLSRPLPNIMAMPLVLLALYGWLKQNHMIFIWSSAAAIIIFRAELAMLLGLFLLYDITNMKLTISRLLKIAIPAGIFFLTLTVAIDSIFWKRLVWPEGEVFYFNTVLNKSSEWGTSPFLWYFYSALPRGLALSYFLVPLGMLWDARVRALTVPGIAFVLLFSFLPHKELRFIVYVFPLLNVSAAVVCHRIWENRAKSPWNGFLALIIIGHLVLNALFSMFLLCVAGSNYPGGLAIAKLHRLEKDSVNPVHVHIDVLTAQTGVSRFTQTNSSWIYSKQENLTIDSPEMLQFTHLLMEAKSKYSPNIKPYLKTHDILDSVDGFSHIALNYNMLPPIRIKTRPIIFIMKRKSNIKYDLKKAKAQIRVKQQNGNDIRKSEEGTYVINGTVQNMEPILDEIMESLEQFEKPLNLNDMNIADTEIKETIKSGSAETDVKEDIELFNVQQISTNLSGNESPLGTSVKTEISQSISKIEDDITNDNIKLQHDMENSPVVREMELDVNKEENEKVMTGKEQVKLGNSPEGSTIKKVVKKLIQEKLEAVKLKKDTTDERAEIPPKISAKLKRVVPSKIETPQKVRIISKQELNEKPAVIQELKEKSVTVHELKEKLTIIQDIKEKPSINQETINERKSINVKESIRNIINQFREFEKDFVQEELETVKKEPDVKYSEQPMEINRKMSEDSLNVGDITTKAKYSKMIKDAKESLKDIINQFKQIKSELTSEEDDQFDRIEATYMDRPIAETLMQFSEALKNLIQRRKKSTIPAVNNIDSNSDISKSETQPKAITGNAQFLKVPNYNKEEKVGRVIQNMQNANDNPSSNKAFEEKYLSTSAPNKNVPLNAQKSTDAVSNNILKQYVSSEQDEETQKNVGNSSND, encoded by the exons ATGGATCACTTGCTTATCTTGGTGGCTATGGTACATTTATTGTACTGTCCATTCACAAAAGTGGAAGAAAGTTTCAATCTGCAGGCTATGCATGATATCTTATACCATAGTTTTGACCTGTCCGAG TATGATCACCATGAATTTCCTGGAGTTGTGCCACGATCATTCGTGGGACCAATGATAATATCGGGCTTGGCATCACCTCTAATAgcaatcattaattatttgcAACTTAACAAATTCTTTGCTCAGTATGTTG TAAGAGCAATACTGGGTTTGTTAGTAATAGGTATGTTAAAGCTATATAGAGATGCTTTACAAAGTATCTTTGGAACACAATTTACAAAGTGGTTTGTTGCCATAACTGTAACACAATATCattttatgtattatttaagTCGTCCATTGCCAAATATCATGGCTATGCCATTag TATTACTTGCTCTATATGGGTGGTTGAAGCAAAATCACATGATATTTATTTGGTCATCTGCAGcagcaataataatattcagAGCAGAACTTGCTATGCTACTGGGCTTATTCCTTTTGTACGATATAACCAACATGAAACTGACTATATCAAG atTACTCAAAATTGCAATACCAGCTGGTATATTTTTTCTAACATTAACGGTTGCAATAGATTCTATATTTTGGAAACGATTAGTATGGCCTGAAGGAGaggtgttttattttaatactgtACTTAATAAAAGTAGCGAATGGGGT ACATCACCATTTTTATGGTACTTCTATTCAGCACTCCCACGTGGACTGGCTTTGTCATATTTTTTAGTACCTTTGGGTATGTTATGGGATGCTCGAGTTCGAGCATTAACAGTTCCTGGTATTGCATTTGTTCTTTTATTCTCATTTCTACCTCATAAGGAATTGAGATTCATCGTATATGTCTTTCCATTGTTAAATGTTAGTGCTGCTGTTGTTTGTCATAGAAT ATGGGAAAACAGAGCAAAAAGTCCATGGAACGGATTTTTGGCACTGATCATTATAGGTCATCTAGTTTTAAATGCTctattttctatgtttcttttATGTGTTGCTGGTTCTAATTATCCCGGTGGTTTAGCTATTGCCAAATTACATAGACTTGAAAAAGATTCTGTTAATCCAGTACATGTACACATTGATGTTTTGACAGCACAAACAGGAGTTTCAAGATTTACACAAACAAATAGCTCTTGGAT TTATTCAAAACaagaaaatttaacaattgacAGTCCTGAAATGCTTCAATTTACACACCTTCTAATGGAGGCTAAAAGTAAATACTCACCAAATATAAAACCGTATCTTAAAACCCACGATATTCTAGATTCTGTAGACGGTTTCTCTCACATAGCGTTAAACTATAACATGTTGCCACCTATACGAATAAAAACTAGAccaataatatttattatgaaaagaaaatcaaatataaagtaTGATCTGAAAAAAGCAAAAGCACAAATTCGTGTAAAGCAGCAGAATGGTAATGATATACGGAAAAGCGAAGAAGgtacatatgtaataaacgGTACTGTTCAAAATATGGAGCCAATATTAGATGAAATTATGGAATCATTAGAGCAATTTGAAAAACCATTGAATCTTAATGATATGAACATAGCAGatacagaaataaaagaaacaataaaatCTGGTAGTGCAGAAACTGATGTCAAAGAGgatattgaattatttaatgtacAACAAATATCTACTAACTTATCTGGAAATGAATCACCTTTAGGAACATCAGTTAAAACAGAAATATCACAAagtatatctaaaatagaagATGATATTACTAACGATAATATTAAACTACAACACGATATGGAAAATAGCCCTGTTGTTAGGGAAATGGAATTGGATgtaaacaaagaagaaaatgaaaaggtaATGACTGGAAAGGAACAAGTAAAACTTGGTAACAGCCCAGAAGGAAGTACTATAAAAAAAGTTGTCAAGAAACTTATTCAAGAAAAACTTGAAGCAGTTAAACTTAAGAAAGATACGACGGATGAAAGAGCTGAAATTCCGCCAAAAATTAGTGCCAAATTAAAAAGAGTAGTTCCATCAAAAATAGAGACACCACAAAAAGTCAGGATTATATCGAAGCAAGAACTAAATGAAAAACCTGCTGTTATAcaagaattaaaagaaaagtcTGTAACAGTTCACGAATTAAAAGAGAAACTTACAATCATTCaagatataaaagaaaaacctTCCATAAATCAAGAAACAATTAATGAACGTAAAAGTATTAATGTAAAAGAAAGtattagaaatataataaatcaatttagagaatttgaaaaagaCTTTGTACAGGAAGAATTAGAAACAGTTAAAAAAGAACCAGATGTTAAATATAGTGAACAACCTATggaaataaatagaaaaatgtcTGAGGATTCATTAAATGTAGGAGATATTACCACAAAAGCAAAGTACTCAAAAATGATCAAAGATGCCAAAGAAAGTCTAAAGGatataataaatcaatttaaacaaataaagaGTGAATTAACTTCTGAAGAAGATGATCAATTTGATAGGATTGAAGCTACATATATGGATCGGCCAATTGCCGAGACATTAATGCAGTTTAGTGAagctttaaaaaatttaatacaacGACGGAAAAAGAGTACAATACCTGCTGTAAACAATATTGATAGTAATAGTGACATATCTAAATCAGAAACTCAGCCAAAAGCAATTACAGGAAATGctcaatttttaaaagttccaaattataataaagaagaaaaagtaggAAGAGTCATACAAAATATGCAAAATGCAAACGATAATCCGAGTTCAAATAAAgcatttgaagaaaaatatttgtcaaCATCTGCACCTAACAAAAACGTCCCATTAAATGCTCAGAAGTCTACTGATGctgtttcaaataatatacTAAAACAATATGTTTCCAGTGAACAGGACGAGGAAACGCAAAAGAATGTTGGAAATAGCTCAAACGattaa
- the LOC114876027 gene encoding MATH and LRR domain-containing protein PFE0570w isoform X3 — MDHLLILVAMVHLLYCPFTKVEESFNLQAMHDILYHSFDLSEYDHHEFPGVVPRSFVGPMIISGLASPLIAIINYLQLNKFFAQYVVRAILGLLVIGMLKLYRDALQSIFGTQFTKWFVAITVTQYHFMYYLSRPLPNIMAMPLVLLALYGWLKQNHMIFIWSSAAAIIIFRAELAMLLGLFLLYDITNMKLTISRWENRAKSPWNGFLALIIIGHLVLNALFSMFLLCVAGSNYPGGLAIAKLHRLEKDSVNPVHVHIDVLTAQTGVSRFTQTNSSWIYSKQENLTIDSPEMLQFTHLLMEAKSKYSPNIKPYLKTHDILDSVDGFSHIALNYNMLPPIRIKTRPIIFIMKRKSNIKYDLKKAKAQIRVKQQNGNDIRKSEEGTYVINGTVQNMEPILDEIMESLEQFEKPLNLNDMNIADTEIKETIKSGSAETDVKEDIELFNVQQISTNLSGNESPLGTSVKTEISQSISKIEDDITNDNIKLQHDMENSPVVREMELDVNKEENEKVMTGKEQVKLGNSPEGSTIKKVVKKLIQEKLEAVKLKKDTTDERAEIPPKISAKLKRVVPSKIETPQKVRIISKQELNEKPAVIQELKEKSVTVHELKEKLTIIQDIKEKPSINQETINERKSINVKESIRNIINQFREFEKDFVQEELETVKKEPDVKYSEQPMEINRKMSEDSLNVGDITTKAKYSKMIKDAKESLKDIINQFKQIKSELTSEEDDQFDRIEATYMDRPIAETLMQFSEALKNLIQRRKKSTIPAVNNIDSNSDISKSETQPKAITGNAQFLKVPNYNKEEKVGRVIQNMQNANDNPSSNKAFEEKYLSTSAPNKNVPLNAQKSTDAVSNNILKQYVSSEQDEETQKNVGNSSND, encoded by the exons ATGGATCACTTGCTTATCTTGGTGGCTATGGTACATTTATTGTACTGTCCATTCACAAAAGTGGAAGAAAGTTTCAATCTGCAGGCTATGCATGATATCTTATACCATAGTTTTGACCTGTCCGAG TATGATCACCATGAATTTCCTGGAGTTGTGCCACGATCATTCGTGGGACCAATGATAATATCGGGCTTGGCATCACCTCTAATAgcaatcattaattatttgcAACTTAACAAATTCTTTGCTCAGTATGTTG TAAGAGCAATACTGGGTTTGTTAGTAATAGGTATGTTAAAGCTATATAGAGATGCTTTACAAAGTATCTTTGGAACACAATTTACAAAGTGGTTTGTTGCCATAACTGTAACACAATATCattttatgtattatttaagTCGTCCATTGCCAAATATCATGGCTATGCCATTag TATTACTTGCTCTATATGGGTGGTTGAAGCAAAATCACATGATATTTATTTGGTCATCTGCAGcagcaataataatattcagAGCAGAACTTGCTATGCTACTGGGCTTATTCCTTTTGTACGATATAACCAACATGAAACTGACTATATCAAG ATGGGAAAACAGAGCAAAAAGTCCATGGAACGGATTTTTGGCACTGATCATTATAGGTCATCTAGTTTTAAATGCTctattttctatgtttcttttATGTGTTGCTGGTTCTAATTATCCCGGTGGTTTAGCTATTGCCAAATTACATAGACTTGAAAAAGATTCTGTTAATCCAGTACATGTACACATTGATGTTTTGACAGCACAAACAGGAGTTTCAAGATTTACACAAACAAATAGCTCTTGGAT TTATTCAAAACaagaaaatttaacaattgacAGTCCTGAAATGCTTCAATTTACACACCTTCTAATGGAGGCTAAAAGTAAATACTCACCAAATATAAAACCGTATCTTAAAACCCACGATATTCTAGATTCTGTAGACGGTTTCTCTCACATAGCGTTAAACTATAACATGTTGCCACCTATACGAATAAAAACTAGAccaataatatttattatgaaaagaaaatcaaatataaagtaTGATCTGAAAAAAGCAAAAGCACAAATTCGTGTAAAGCAGCAGAATGGTAATGATATACGGAAAAGCGAAGAAGgtacatatgtaataaacgGTACTGTTCAAAATATGGAGCCAATATTAGATGAAATTATGGAATCATTAGAGCAATTTGAAAAACCATTGAATCTTAATGATATGAACATAGCAGatacagaaataaaagaaacaataaaatCTGGTAGTGCAGAAACTGATGTCAAAGAGgatattgaattatttaatgtacAACAAATATCTACTAACTTATCTGGAAATGAATCACCTTTAGGAACATCAGTTAAAACAGAAATATCACAAagtatatctaaaatagaagATGATATTACTAACGATAATATTAAACTACAACACGATATGGAAAATAGCCCTGTTGTTAGGGAAATGGAATTGGATgtaaacaaagaagaaaatgaaaaggtaATGACTGGAAAGGAACAAGTAAAACTTGGTAACAGCCCAGAAGGAAGTACTATAAAAAAAGTTGTCAAGAAACTTATTCAAGAAAAACTTGAAGCAGTTAAACTTAAGAAAGATACGACGGATGAAAGAGCTGAAATTCCGCCAAAAATTAGTGCCAAATTAAAAAGAGTAGTTCCATCAAAAATAGAGACACCACAAAAAGTCAGGATTATATCGAAGCAAGAACTAAATGAAAAACCTGCTGTTATAcaagaattaaaagaaaagtcTGTAACAGTTCACGAATTAAAAGAGAAACTTACAATCATTCaagatataaaagaaaaacctTCCATAAATCAAGAAACAATTAATGAACGTAAAAGTATTAATGTAAAAGAAAGtattagaaatataataaatcaatttagagaatttgaaaaagaCTTTGTACAGGAAGAATTAGAAACAGTTAAAAAAGAACCAGATGTTAAATATAGTGAACAACCTATggaaataaatagaaaaatgtcTGAGGATTCATTAAATGTAGGAGATATTACCACAAAAGCAAAGTACTCAAAAATGATCAAAGATGCCAAAGAAAGTCTAAAGGatataataaatcaatttaaacaaataaagaGTGAATTAACTTCTGAAGAAGATGATCAATTTGATAGGATTGAAGCTACATATATGGATCGGCCAATTGCCGAGACATTAATGCAGTTTAGTGAagctttaaaaaatttaatacaacGACGGAAAAAGAGTACAATACCTGCTGTAAACAATATTGATAGTAATAGTGACATATCTAAATCAGAAACTCAGCCAAAAGCAATTACAGGAAATGctcaatttttaaaagttccaaattataataaagaagaaaaagtaggAAGAGTCATACAAAATATGCAAAATGCAAACGATAATCCGAGTTCAAATAAAgcatttgaagaaaaatatttgtcaaCATCTGCACCTAACAAAAACGTCCCATTAAATGCTCAGAAGTCTACTGATGctgtttcaaataatatacTAAAACAATATGTTTCCAGTGAACAGGACGAGGAAACGCAAAAGAATGTTGGAAATAGCTCAAACGattaa
- the LOC114876027 gene encoding MATH and LRR domain-containing protein PFE0570w isoform X2 yields the protein MIISGLASPLIAIINYLQLNKFFAQYVVRAILGLLVIGMLKLYRDALQSIFGTQFTKWFVAITVTQYHFMYYLSRPLPNIMAMPLVLLALYGWLKQNHMIFIWSSAAAIIIFRAELAMLLGLFLLYDITNMKLTISRLLKIAIPAGIFFLTLTVAIDSIFWKRLVWPEGEVFYFNTVLNKSSEWGTSPFLWYFYSALPRGLALSYFLVPLGMLWDARVRALTVPGIAFVLLFSFLPHKELRFIVYVFPLLNVSAAVVCHRIWENRAKSPWNGFLALIIIGHLVLNALFSMFLLCVAGSNYPGGLAIAKLHRLEKDSVNPVHVHIDVLTAQTGVSRFTQTNSSWIYSKQENLTIDSPEMLQFTHLLMEAKSKYSPNIKPYLKTHDILDSVDGFSHIALNYNMLPPIRIKTRPIIFIMKRKSNIKYDLKKAKAQIRVKQQNGNDIRKSEEGTYVINGTVQNMEPILDEIMESLEQFEKPLNLNDMNIADTEIKETIKSGSAETDVKEDIELFNVQQISTNLSGNESPLGTSVKTEISQSISKIEDDITNDNIKLQHDMENSPVVREMELDVNKEENEKVMTGKEQVKLGNSPEGSTIKKVVKKLIQEKLEAVKLKKDTTDERAEIPPKISAKLKRVVPSKIETPQKVRIISKQELNEKPAVIQELKEKSVTVHELKEKLTIIQDIKEKPSINQETINERKSINVKESIRNIINQFREFEKDFVQEELETVKKEPDVKYSEQPMEINRKMSEDSLNVGDITTKAKYSKMIKDAKESLKDIINQFKQIKSELTSEEDDQFDRIEATYMDRPIAETLMQFSEALKNLIQRRKKSTIPAVNNIDSNSDISKSETQPKAITGNAQFLKVPNYNKEEKVGRVIQNMQNANDNPSSNKAFEEKYLSTSAPNKNVPLNAQKSTDAVSNNILKQYVSSEQDEETQKNVGNSSND from the exons ATGATAATATCGGGCTTGGCATCACCTCTAATAgcaatcattaattatttgcAACTTAACAAATTCTTTGCTCAGTATGTTG TAAGAGCAATACTGGGTTTGTTAGTAATAGGTATGTTAAAGCTATATAGAGATGCTTTACAAAGTATCTTTGGAACACAATTTACAAAGTGGTTTGTTGCCATAACTGTAACACAATATCattttatgtattatttaagTCGTCCATTGCCAAATATCATGGCTATGCCATTag TATTACTTGCTCTATATGGGTGGTTGAAGCAAAATCACATGATATTTATTTGGTCATCTGCAGcagcaataataatattcagAGCAGAACTTGCTATGCTACTGGGCTTATTCCTTTTGTACGATATAACCAACATGAAACTGACTATATCAAG atTACTCAAAATTGCAATACCAGCTGGTATATTTTTTCTAACATTAACGGTTGCAATAGATTCTATATTTTGGAAACGATTAGTATGGCCTGAAGGAGaggtgttttattttaatactgtACTTAATAAAAGTAGCGAATGGGGT ACATCACCATTTTTATGGTACTTCTATTCAGCACTCCCACGTGGACTGGCTTTGTCATATTTTTTAGTACCTTTGGGTATGTTATGGGATGCTCGAGTTCGAGCATTAACAGTTCCTGGTATTGCATTTGTTCTTTTATTCTCATTTCTACCTCATAAGGAATTGAGATTCATCGTATATGTCTTTCCATTGTTAAATGTTAGTGCTGCTGTTGTTTGTCATAGAAT ATGGGAAAACAGAGCAAAAAGTCCATGGAACGGATTTTTGGCACTGATCATTATAGGTCATCTAGTTTTAAATGCTctattttctatgtttcttttATGTGTTGCTGGTTCTAATTATCCCGGTGGTTTAGCTATTGCCAAATTACATAGACTTGAAAAAGATTCTGTTAATCCAGTACATGTACACATTGATGTTTTGACAGCACAAACAGGAGTTTCAAGATTTACACAAACAAATAGCTCTTGGAT TTATTCAAAACaagaaaatttaacaattgacAGTCCTGAAATGCTTCAATTTACACACCTTCTAATGGAGGCTAAAAGTAAATACTCACCAAATATAAAACCGTATCTTAAAACCCACGATATTCTAGATTCTGTAGACGGTTTCTCTCACATAGCGTTAAACTATAACATGTTGCCACCTATACGAATAAAAACTAGAccaataatatttattatgaaaagaaaatcaaatataaagtaTGATCTGAAAAAAGCAAAAGCACAAATTCGTGTAAAGCAGCAGAATGGTAATGATATACGGAAAAGCGAAGAAGgtacatatgtaataaacgGTACTGTTCAAAATATGGAGCCAATATTAGATGAAATTATGGAATCATTAGAGCAATTTGAAAAACCATTGAATCTTAATGATATGAACATAGCAGatacagaaataaaagaaacaataaaatCTGGTAGTGCAGAAACTGATGTCAAAGAGgatattgaattatttaatgtacAACAAATATCTACTAACTTATCTGGAAATGAATCACCTTTAGGAACATCAGTTAAAACAGAAATATCACAAagtatatctaaaatagaagATGATATTACTAACGATAATATTAAACTACAACACGATATGGAAAATAGCCCTGTTGTTAGGGAAATGGAATTGGATgtaaacaaagaagaaaatgaaaaggtaATGACTGGAAAGGAACAAGTAAAACTTGGTAACAGCCCAGAAGGAAGTACTATAAAAAAAGTTGTCAAGAAACTTATTCAAGAAAAACTTGAAGCAGTTAAACTTAAGAAAGATACGACGGATGAAAGAGCTGAAATTCCGCCAAAAATTAGTGCCAAATTAAAAAGAGTAGTTCCATCAAAAATAGAGACACCACAAAAAGTCAGGATTATATCGAAGCAAGAACTAAATGAAAAACCTGCTGTTATAcaagaattaaaagaaaagtcTGTAACAGTTCACGAATTAAAAGAGAAACTTACAATCATTCaagatataaaagaaaaacctTCCATAAATCAAGAAACAATTAATGAACGTAAAAGTATTAATGTAAAAGAAAGtattagaaatataataaatcaatttagagaatttgaaaaagaCTTTGTACAGGAAGAATTAGAAACAGTTAAAAAAGAACCAGATGTTAAATATAGTGAACAACCTATggaaataaatagaaaaatgtcTGAGGATTCATTAAATGTAGGAGATATTACCACAAAAGCAAAGTACTCAAAAATGATCAAAGATGCCAAAGAAAGTCTAAAGGatataataaatcaatttaaacaaataaagaGTGAATTAACTTCTGAAGAAGATGATCAATTTGATAGGATTGAAGCTACATATATGGATCGGCCAATTGCCGAGACATTAATGCAGTTTAGTGAagctttaaaaaatttaatacaacGACGGAAAAAGAGTACAATACCTGCTGTAAACAATATTGATAGTAATAGTGACATATCTAAATCAGAAACTCAGCCAAAAGCAATTACAGGAAATGctcaatttttaaaagttccaaattataataaagaagaaaaagtaggAAGAGTCATACAAAATATGCAAAATGCAAACGATAATCCGAGTTCAAATAAAgcatttgaagaaaaatatttgtcaaCATCTGCACCTAACAAAAACGTCCCATTAAATGCTCAGAAGTCTACTGATGctgtttcaaataatatacTAAAACAATATGTTTCCAGTGAACAGGACGAGGAAACGCAAAAGAATGTTGGAAATAGCTCAAACGattaa